Proteins encoded by one window of Dreissena polymorpha isolate Duluth1 chromosome 11, UMN_Dpol_1.0, whole genome shotgun sequence:
- the LOC127850127 gene encoding tumor susceptibility gene 101 protein-like — translation MRSSQSMSSMEPFLNSSLRKVKTRNSLNNLYKHLDITKSDVLDATNEFTSLIPKYEDYVFTDGSNFKLLQLVGTIPTTYNGIVYNIPIRVCLMDTHPYIAPMVYVTPSSNMQINPGRYVDQNGKVDLPYLKEWNYPTSDLFGMLQVLSIVFGEQPPMYARPTATNQTSPRVYSRPQPTNQSIPPVNARTQPSKLPPPPVNARTQPTKLPAPPRYPAERTQNPPAEGKRQAPPAPCSMSNIEDQTTDSSTIDEELDELQKLQGLLRCKICNVRRVALAYQPCGHCVACQDCGSKVHSCPTCPDNGANTRGTVKILFAP, via the exons ATGCGTTCGTCTCAAAGTATGTCTTCGATGGAACCATTCTTGAATTCTTCACTGAGGAAG GTAAAGACACGAAACTCATTAAACAACTTG TACAAACACCTAGATATTACCAAGTCAGACGTTCTTGATGCAACAAACGAATTTACAAGCTTGATACCAAAGTACGAGGACTACG TTTTCACAGACGGCAGCAATTTTAAGCTCCTTCAACTCGTTGGAACGATCCCTACGACATACAACG GTATCGTGTACAACATCCCAATCAGGGTCTGTCTTATGGACACACACCCCTACATTGCCCCCATGGTGTATGTAACACCCTCATCAAACATGCAGATCAACCCAGGGCGTTACGTTGACCAGAACGGCAAAGTCGATTTGCCATATCTAAAGGAATGGAACTAT CCCACCTCGGACCTGTTTGGGATGCTCCAGGTCTTATCGATCGTGTTCGGAGAGCAGCCTCCGATGTATGCTCGCCCAACGGCGACCAATCAGACTTCACCCCGCGTGTATTCCCGCCCACAACCAACAAATCAGTCAATACCTCCCGTAAATGCCCGCACACAGCCATCAAAGCTGCCGCCCCCTCCCGTAAATGCCCGCACACAACCGACAAAGCTTCCGGCCCCTCCTAGATATCCCGCAGAGAGGACGCAAAACCCCCCAGCAGaag GTAAAAGGCAAGCTCCACCGGCCCCGTGCTCTATGTCAAATATTGAGGACCAGACTACAG ACTCTTCAACCATTGATGAGGAACTTGATGAACTTCAAAAGCTGCAAGGGTTACTGAGGTGTAAGATTTGCAATGTTCGGCGCGTGGCGTTGGCCTATCAGCCTTGTGGTCACTGTGTCGCCTGTCAGGACTGCGGATCCAAGGTCCACAGCTGTCCCACATGTCCCGATAATGGAGCAAACACGCGAGGGACTGTCAAGATACTTTTTGCACCATAA